One genomic segment of Streptococcus salivarius includes these proteins:
- a CDS encoding aldo/keto reductase: METYTLSNGVTIPKIGFGTWQIPEGEEAYNSVSFALRAGYTHIDTAQIYGNEVSVGKAIADSDVAREDIFLTTKLWNDKHDYDLAKASIDESLERLGVDYLDLLLIHWPNPKALRENNAWKAGNAGAWKAMEEAYKEGKVRAIGVSNFMQHHLEALLETAEIVPHVNQILLAPGCAQEDLVAYCKKHDILLEAYSPLGTGSIFGNEDVEAVAERNGKSVAQVALRWSLQKGFLPLPKSVTPKNIEANLDIFDFDLSEEDMAVLDKIQGIKTQDDPDTVNF, encoded by the coding sequence ATGGAAACATATACACTTTCAAATGGCGTTACGATTCCTAAAATTGGTTTTGGGACTTGGCAGATTCCAGAAGGCGAAGAAGCCTATAACAGCGTTAGTTTTGCACTTAGGGCGGGTTACACACATATTGATACAGCACAAATCTACGGTAACGAGGTTTCTGTAGGTAAGGCGATTGCTGATAGTGATGTGGCGCGTGAGGATATTTTCCTAACGACTAAACTCTGGAATGACAAGCACGATTACGATTTGGCTAAGGCCTCTATCGACGAATCTCTCGAAAGATTAGGTGTGGATTATTTGGATCTTTTGCTTATCCACTGGCCAAATCCAAAGGCACTTCGTGAGAATAATGCGTGGAAGGCTGGCAATGCAGGCGCTTGGAAGGCAATGGAAGAAGCCTACAAAGAAGGTAAGGTGCGTGCTATCGGTGTGTCTAACTTTATGCAACATCACCTAGAAGCTCTCCTTGAAACGGCTGAAATTGTGCCACATGTCAATCAAATCCTCTTGGCTCCAGGTTGTGCCCAAGAAGATTTGGTTGCCTATTGCAAGAAGCATGACATTCTTCTTGAAGCATACAGCCCACTAGGTACAGGTAGCATTTTTGGAAATGAAGATGTTGAAGCAGTGGCTGAACGTAACGGTAAATCTGTGGCACAAGTTGCTCTGCGTTGGAGCCTTCAAAAAGGTTTCTTGCCACTACCTAAGTCTGTGACACCTAAAAACATTGAAGCCAACTTGGATATATTTGACTTTGATTTGTCAGAGGAAGATATGGCAGTCTTGGATAAGATTCAAGGCATCAAAACTCAGGATGATCCTGACACAGTTAATTTTTAA
- a CDS encoding glycoside hydrolase family 2 TIM barrel-domain containing protein, giving the protein MNTTEKIQTYLNDPKIVSVNTVDAHSDHKYFESLAEFSEGEMKLRQSLNGKWKIHYAQNTNQVLKDFYKTEFDETDLNFINVPGHLELQGFGSPQYVNTQYPWDGKEFLRPPQVPQESNAVASYVKHFTLNDALKDKKVFISFQGVATSIFVWVNGNFVGYSEDSFTPSEFEISDYLVGGDNKLAVAVYRYSTASWLEDQDFWRLYGIFRDVYLYAIPKVHVQDLFVKGDYDYQTKAGQLDIDLKTVGDYEDKKIKYVLSDHEGIVKEGDASVNADGELSVSLEDLQIKPWSAESPKLYNLTLHVLDDGQVVEVVPVKVGFRHFEIKDKLMLLNGKRIVFKGVNRHEFNARTGRCITEEDMLWDIKVMKQHNINAVRTSHYPNQTRWYELCDEYGLYVIDEANLETHGTWQKLGLSEPSWNIPASEPEWLPACLDRANNMFQRDKNHASVIIWSCGNESYAGKDIADMADYFRSVDNTRPVHYEGVTWCREFDYITDIESRMYAKPADIEEYLTNNPQKPYISCEYMHTMGNSGGGLKLYTDLEKYPEYQGGFIWDFIDQAIYKPLPNGSEFLSYGGDWHDRPSDYEFCGNGIVFADRTLTPKLQTVKHLYSNIKIAVDEKSVTIKNDNVFEDLSAYTFLARVYEDGRKVSESEYHFDVKPGEEATFPVEFAVGASNAERIYEVACVQNEATEWAPKGHEIVRGQYVAEKISTETPVKAPLNVVEGDFNIGIQGQNFSILLSRAQNTLVSAKYNGVEFIEKGPKLNFTRAYTDNDRGAGYPFEMAGWKVAGNYSKVTDTQIQIEDDSVKVTYVHELPGFSDVEVKVTYQVDYKGRIFVTTSYDGKAGLPNFPEFGLEFAIGSQFTNLSYYGYGAEESYLDKLPGAYLGRYKTSVEKTFAPYLMPQESGNHYGTREFTVSDDNHNGLKFTALNKAFEFSALLNSTEQIENARHQYELQQSDATWIKVLAVQMGVGGDDSWGAPVHDEFLVSSADSYQLSFVIEPLN; this is encoded by the coding sequence ATGAACACGACTGAAAAAATTCAAACTTACTTAAACGATCCAAAGATTGTTAGCGTTAATACTGTTGACGCTCACTCAGATCATAAGTATTTTGAATCTCTTGCAGAATTTTCTGAAGGGGAGATGAAGTTAAGACAATCTCTTAATGGAAAATGGAAAATTCATTATGCTCAGAATACAAATCAGGTTTTAAAAGACTTTTATAAAACAGAATTTGATGAAACTGATTTGAATTTCATCAATGTACCAGGTCATTTGGAACTTCAAGGTTTTGGTTCTCCACAATATGTGAATACCCAATATCCTTGGGATGGTAAAGAATTCCTTCGTCCACCTCAAGTTCCTCAAGAATCAAATGCTGTTGCATCATACGTTAAACATTTTACCTTGAATGATGCATTAAAAGACAAAAAAGTATTTATCTCATTCCAAGGGGTTGCCACTTCCATCTTTGTATGGGTCAATGGTAACTTCGTAGGATACAGTGAAGATTCATTTACACCTAGTGAATTTGAAATTAGTGATTACCTTGTTGGAGGTGATAACAAGTTGGCGGTAGCTGTTTATCGTTACTCTACAGCAAGCTGGTTGGAAGACCAAGACTTCTGGAGACTTTACGGTATTTTCAGAGATGTTTACTTGTACGCTATTCCAAAAGTTCACGTTCAAGATCTCTTTGTTAAGGGAGATTATGATTACCAAACAAAAGCAGGTCAATTGGATATTGATTTGAAGACTGTTGGTGATTACGAAGATAAGAAAATTAAATATGTTCTTTCAGATCATGAAGGCATCGTTAAAGAAGGTGATGCATCTGTTAATGCTGACGGTGAACTATCTGTAAGTCTTGAAGATTTGCAAATCAAACCTTGGAGTGCTGAAAGTCCTAAACTTTACAATTTGACCCTTCATGTTTTGGATGATGGCCAAGTTGTTGAAGTCGTTCCAGTTAAGGTTGGATTTAGACACTTCGAAATTAAAGATAAACTCATGCTTTTGAATGGTAAGAGAATTGTCTTTAAAGGGGTTAACAGACACGAATTTAACGCTAGAACAGGACGTTGTATCACTGAAGAAGATATGCTTTGGGATATCAAAGTGATGAAACAACATAACATCAATGCTGTTCGTACTTCTCACTATCCTAACCAAACACGTTGGTATGAATTGTGTGATGAATATGGACTTTATGTTATCGATGAAGCCAACCTTGAAACACACGGTACATGGCAAAAACTTGGTCTAAGCGAACCTTCATGGAATATCCCAGCTAGTGAACCAGAATGGTTGCCTGCTTGTTTGGATCGTGCCAATAACATGTTCCAACGTGATAAGAACCATGCTAGTGTTATCATTTGGTCTTGTGGTAATGAATCATATGCTGGTAAAGATATTGCTGACATGGCTGATTACTTCCGTAGTGTTGACAATACTCGTCCAGTTCACTATGAAGGTGTTACATGGTGTCGTGAATTTGATTACATTACAGACATCGAAAGTCGTATGTATGCGAAACCAGCTGATATTGAAGAATACCTCACTAACAATCCTCAAAAACCTTATATTTCATGTGAATACATGCACACAATGGGTAACTCTGGTGGTGGATTGAAACTCTACACTGACTTAGAGAAATATCCAGAATACCAAGGTGGATTTATTTGGGACTTCATTGACCAAGCTATTTACAAACCACTTCCAAATGGTAGCGAATTCCTATCATATGGTGGTGACTGGCATGATAGACCTTCTGACTACGAATTTTGTGGAAATGGTATTGTCTTCGCAGATCGTACCCTAACTCCAAAACTTCAAACAGTTAAACATCTTTACTCTAATATTAAGATTGCTGTTGATGAAAAATCAGTAACTATCAAGAATGATAATGTCTTTGAAGATCTTTCTGCTTATACTTTCCTAGCTAGAGTTTACGAAGATGGTAGAAAAGTTAGCGAAAGTGAATATCACTTTGATGTTAAACCAGGTGAAGAAGCAACATTCCCAGTAGAATTCGCTGTTGGAGCTTCAAATGCTGAACGAATTTATGAAGTTGCTTGTGTTCAGAATGAAGCAACTGAATGGGCTCCAAAAGGACATGAAATTGTTCGTGGTCAATATGTTGCTGAAAAGATTAGCACTGAAACACCAGTTAAAGCACCTTTGAATGTTGTTGAAGGCGACTTCAACATCGGAATTCAAGGACAAAACTTCTCTATCTTGCTTTCACGTGCACAAAATACGCTAGTATCTGCTAAGTATAACGGTGTTGAATTCATTGAGAAAGGTCCTAAACTTAACTTTACTCGTGCTTACACCGACAACGATCGTGGTGCTGGATATCCATTCGAAATGGCAGGCTGGAAAGTTGCTGGAAACTATAGTAAGGTTACAGATACTCAAATTCAAATTGAAGATGACTCTGTTAAAGTGACTTATGTTCATGAATTGCCTGGTTTTTCTGATGTCGAAGTTAAGGTAACTTATCAAGTTGATTACAAGGGTCGAATCTTTGTTACTACAAGCTATGATGGTAAAGCAGGTTTGCCAAACTTCCCTGAATTTGGTCTAGAATTTGCTATCGGTTCACAATTTACAAACCTAAGCTATTATGGATACGGTGCAGAAGAAAGCTACCTTGATAAACTTCCTGGTGCCTATCTTGGTCGATATAAAACATCTGTTGAAAAGACATTTGCTCCATATCTAATGCCACAAGAATCTGGTAATCACTATGGTACTCGTGAATTTACAGTATCTGATGATAACCATAATGGTCTTAAATTCACCGCACTAAATAAGGCATTCGAATTCAGTGCTTTGCTTAACAGTACTGAACAAATTGAAAATGCTCGTCATCAATATGAATTGCAACAATCTGATGCTACATGGATTAAAGTTCTTGCTGTTCAAATGGGTGTCGGTGGTGACGACTCATGGGGTGCTCCAGTTCATGACGAATTCTTGGTTAGCTCAGCAGATAGCTATCAATTGAGCTTCGTGATTGAACCACTCAACTAA
- a CDS encoding DUF1275 family protein gives MESRNLLPQNTRMMANLLSFSGGALDVFCHMYYHSLVATQTGNILLLVADWRSSSMYHNMLRCFSIFFFTLGFLFGMWFKDHRKNAYWRVYGLLPLCVMTAILPFLTPNALLELPIIAFSAGVMMKTFTGSQIENHPFVIFMTSGNYRRMLTALYYVIQGSDDQKEYRRQAVNYSFVVGSFVVGAVVSALLMHIIYIKSIWLITLSLITIMVYYSSEVKRLGLKETNL, from the coding sequence ATGGAGTCTCGAAATCTTTTGCCTCAGAATACACGTATGATGGCTAATTTGCTCAGTTTTTCAGGGGGAGCTTTGGATGTCTTTTGTCATATGTATTACCATAGTTTGGTTGCCACTCAGACAGGGAATATTCTCCTGTTAGTTGCTGACTGGCGTAGTAGTAGCATGTACCATAACATGTTACGATGCTTTTCCATTTTTTTCTTTACCTTAGGTTTTCTTTTTGGCATGTGGTTTAAAGACCATCGTAAGAATGCTTATTGGCGTGTTTATGGTTTACTTCCTCTTTGTGTGATGACTGCCATTTTACCATTCTTAACGCCAAATGCTCTATTGGAGCTTCCGATTATTGCTTTTTCTGCAGGTGTCATGATGAAGACTTTTACCGGTAGTCAGATTGAAAATCACCCCTTTGTGATTTTTATGACTTCAGGTAATTATCGAAGGATGCTGACGGCACTTTACTATGTTATTCAGGGAAGCGATGATCAGAAAGAATATCGTCGTCAGGCTGTCAATTATAGCTTTGTCGTAGGAAGTTTTGTGGTTGGTGCTGTTGTATCAGCTCTTCTAATGCACATCATTTATATTAAGTCAATCTGGCTAATTACACTCAGCCTCATTACCATCATGGTTTATTATTCATCTGAAGTGAAACGACTAGGACTCAAGGAAACCAATCTTTAA